The proteins below are encoded in one region of Coffea arabica cultivar ET-39 chromosome 4c, Coffea Arabica ET-39 HiFi, whole genome shotgun sequence:
- the LOC113742036 gene encoding uncharacterized protein has product MSLSTAVQTSLFKPKNGGVTTSTTTTVIKHRFISFLIWQSILSTISLLLVKTLLLYPFRSKNSPSILHSLFSFLAFHVSLLLFSTSLFIISSPHRHKPGSPLDLLLTSVRLIFVHTDNPSLSPEARQAVKFSLSFALFLVVSALSGFVALISICWSSGAFHQTMPWRVVVVMLGFRGFLIGLPYGVYYLYKQRWVLQFPIVQRPLFFSFKMGLPSAFGQALKLSTAAYFFSSVVLFFLPDEYGSNFAIGKYIAQQIIFYIGTFLVFLCWELSHHLHQILHTKRFIFAPPKGSAAAETNPSEYLLAALEESTPKSLLQYLAYLDLCMVCERNVDTWRRAAFFEETGETYRRVISVCLRPLEQLALNLGAGLESSLGEKSAYLSDQLRSPTDRLGDSRLHESFNDFQLCAWCARIVASLTASSRKEDRFGVAQLSGNNTAVISTLLSALLVVETFMGKKTNIQSSHHLMGAAGIKWAQMGTASRDSAVGLSEKRRGSPIYMKAYAMADILRTSIYCIVSAFDDEMLNSAKAGHLEKDWISSSKVLYGTRELLSQKLRLFLDFRAC; this is encoded by the exons ATGTCACTCTCCACAGCCGTCCAAACCTCACTTTTCAAACCCAAGAACGGCGGCGTCACCACATCCACCACCACGACTGTCATCAAACATCGCTTCATCTCATTTCTCATATGGCAATCAATCCTCTCCACAATCTCTTTGCTCCTCGTCAAAACCCTCCTTCTTTACCCCTTCCGCTCCAAAAATTCCCCCTCAATCCTTCACTCCCTATTCTCTTTCCTCGCCTTCCACGTGTCCCTCCTTCTCTTCTCTACCAGTCTTTTTATCATCTCCTCTCCTCACCGGCACAAACCCGGTTCCCCTCTCGACCTCCTCCTCACTTCGGTTCGGCTGATTTTTGTCCACACTGATAATCCCAGTTTGTCGCCTGAGGCTCGGCAAGCCGTGAAGTTTTCTTTGAGCTTTGCTCTTTTTCTGGTGGTTTCGGCTCTATCAGGGTTTGTTGCATTGATTTCGATATGTTGGAGTAGCGGCGCGTTTCATCAGACGATGCCATGGCGTGTGGTGGTTGTGATGCTAGGGTTTAGGGGTTTTCTTATCGGATTGCCTTATGGAGTTTATTATTTGTATAAGCAGAGATGGGTTTTGCAGTTTCCTATTGTTCAG CGCCCTTTGTTCTTCAGTTTTAAGATGGGTCTTCCTTCTGCTTTTGGGCAAGCTTTGAAACTTTCAACTGCCGCCTACTTCTTTTCATCAGTGGTGTTATTCTTCCTTCCTGATGAGTATGGAAGCAATTTTGCTATTGGAAAATATATTGCTCAACAGATTATCTTCTATATTGGAACTTTTTTGGTGTTTCTCTGTTGGGAATtaagtcaccatttgcatcag ATACTACATACTAAGAGGTTCATATTTGCACCCCCAAAAGGATCAGCTGCAGCTGAAACAAATCCAAGTGAGTATCTTTTAGCTGCACTGGAGGAGAGTACTCCAAAATCTCTTTTGCAGTATCTGGCTTATCTTGATCTCTGTATGGTCTGTGAGAGAAATGTTGATACCTGGCGCCGAGCTGCATTCTTTGAAGAAACTGGAGAGACTTACAGAAGAGTTATCTCTGTATGCTTGAGGCCTCTGGAGCAACTCGCACTGAATTTGGGTGCAGGTCTAGAGAGCTCACTAGGTGAGAAATCTGCCTATCTATCTGATCAATTGCGCTCACCGACTGACAGACTTGGAGATTCAAGACTACATGAATCATTTAATGATTTCCAG CTATGTGCATGGTGTGCTCGGATAGTAGCTTCATTGACTGCAAGTTCACGCAAGGAGGACCGATTTGGTGTTGCTCAGCTGTCTGGGAACAACACTGCTGTTATCTCAACATTGCTGTCTGCATTATTGGTTGTTGAAACTTTCATGGGGAAGAAGACCAATATACAGTCTTCTCATCATTTGATGGGTGCTGCTGGAATTAAATGGGCCCAAATGGGCACAGCAAGCCGAGATTCTGCTGTGGGTCTTAGCGAGAAAAGAAGAGGTAGCCCTATCTATATGAAGGCATATGCAATGGCTGATATACTGAGAACTTCCATTTATTGCATTGTGTCTGCTTTCGATGACGAGATGCTGAATAGTGCTAAAGCAGGACATCTTGAGAAAGACTGGATAAGCAGCAGTAAGGTTCTTTATGGAACGCGAGAGCTGCTTTCCCAGAAATTACGTCTTTTTCTGGATTTTCGAGCATGCTAG